In the genome of Primulina eburnea isolate SZY01 chromosome 13, ASM2296580v1, whole genome shotgun sequence, the window ACTCCTTCAGCAGCGGCGCAGCCAGCCCGCCCGCCGGAGTGCAAGTGATTGGTTTCGTTGTTAGGGTAGATTGTTTAGAGATTATTATATCATTATATGAAGCAAAATAAGTTGTAATAATatttactttgttaatttattaaGTGGTAAATCATATTTactcactttgttaatttattaagtggtaaatcaaataaatatttatttgataaaaatttgactaaaaatgtaattattttttttgaacattttcaaaaatatttatattaaaattataattaaataataataataataatattgatgTTTGGAcagtttatatataaaaaatttatgatacCATTATTCACTAAAAAATTGAAAGTATAATcatacataaaaatatataatttattaattttgtaGAGAGTGTGgaaaactaaatatataaaagtaatattgttactgaaattaaatgaaatgatacTTTCAAcacaaacatttaaaataatgttaTTTACACCTCACTTTTTTATCGTTTTTTTACTCTAAAATGTCTAATATTTTatcaaatgattttttaaaataatgataTAAACATATAGTGTCTTTTacacatttttttattaaatataaaaatattataatcaaTTCACAAAAACTTTTATAACACTGTCTCATTTATAAAATGAATTTTTTATCTGGTCCGACtcgtgaaaaaaatattattttatgtcaaaattgttgttttcattGAAGATAATAAGATATAGATTTAGTGGACTGATACAATGAATATAGATATGCGAAATCGCCTCATGAGAGACTTATGCATATATAGTCATGTACACTCTGAGCCATAAATCATTGATGGTCGAACAATAGTTTTATAATACTTTTCTTTCAATCTTGCATGTATCATTCTATCGCATAAAACTTTGATGTCATATTCTATATTATCTACCTGCTTAATCTTATGGTCTATATCATCTCTGATATCCATAGTCTTTTGGataatatatcataaatagtGAAAAAGTCCACACTTTGAAACTTGTTGATCGTCAATCTCAATTGGACCACCCAATCGTCTAGATTCGGACCAAAGTTACAAACTAAATATTCTATTTTTGAGCGACTAATTCTAAAATATTTACTCTCAAGAGCTTCACGTCATCTATTTAACTTTTGATTTAGGCATTCTTTAGTTTCATCTACCAAAGACAATATCATATGCAAACAACATACACCAAAATACCTTATTCTGAATATGTTTCATCAGCTCATCCATAACAAAAGCTAATGGGAAATAGCTTAAAGCCGATcattgatgaaatcatactgCCGTAGAAAATTCACATTACATCCCTCTAATAGCCTAACACTAATTACAACACATTCATACGTATCTTTACTAATCTCAATATAGCATTGAGACACAAGTTCCCTTATAAATACCAATCAGATTAATTATCTAAAGACTATATCACAAGCTTTCGATAAATGTCATATGTAGATTATTCTATTGTTCTCTATATTTCTCAAACATTTGTGCTTTCATTGTAGACCTATCCAACATAAAACTAAATTGATTATCTGATACAATAGTGATATTCCTAAGTCTGCATCCTATCACCCGCTCCCATAATTAATGTATGGTTCATAAACTTAATCTCTCTATAGATTGATCAGTAATACAATTCTTTTATTCTTATAATTTGGTACTACAATACCAAGTCTCAAGATTTGGTATTTTCCTATTATCTAAAATCATATTTAATAGCCTAGTCAGGACCTCAACTTTTCTTAGACACTTTCATACCTCAGGTGATATATCTCAACCAGTCCAACTGTTTCACAATTTCATCATCTAGCACAAGCTATACGACGAAACACTAGATGTCTTCCTTCCTATACCTCATCTCTATCCACGCTTAACCCTTCCATacatgattaattaattgaacgAACAATTATTCGGGAAATGGATTTGGGAAATTTAGAGGACTGGCCATTGCTGTCATGTACCTATAAATCGAGAAAAAGTCGAGGAAGTTGAACCGTGGAGTGTTGGAGGATCGAcatcagaaaaagaaaaaaaaaagttgtaGAAAACGTAGATGACAGACACACAATCAATGTAATTCCACTTTATTATTTATGAATTAACAATataatgatccaaataaaaaacGAAGAATAATTACTATTTGACCATTTGCTAGAGCATAATATGCATcacacaaataaaaaataacgtCCCCGAGAAGCAGACCTCGAGAAGAAGATTCATCGGCTTTAGCGGCAGCACTTTGTAAATCTTTGGCAATTCAAACTCGTGCAAATTCGTACCAGGGCCTTCCATGTGAGTGTGTGGCTAAGTCAAGACTTGATTGTTAAAGCAGACCTTGACACTTGAAAGTGTATCAAACTCGCCCTGAATTAACTAAGAGCAAAATTAGATCCCCCGTCCAGTATATATTCGGACATTTATTTTGTAGTCGTCAGCAGGGCCGTGTAAGGGCCCAGCCACGCCCACTCTGATCTTGTATAGGTATGCCGGAATGAGGCGCTCCTCGGAAAATGAACTTAAAATTGAGAACCAAGGGGGAAAACTATGTATAAATGAAAACCAGGAGACGGATCAACCTAGTTTCTAGAGGTGCTCAACACCTCCTTTCTCCCTTCAAGATATTTTATGATACGCAAGGATTTTGAGTAAAGTTTGGTCAACAAGAAGCTCAGGTGTATCAAGAACTAATCATCAGTGCTGAGATCAGGAGAGTCGAGAGGAAAACAAGTGTCTTCACCACCAGTGTTCCATAAGAAATGGGCGTAATTCGCAGCATAATATGAATTCCCAGGTTCTGCAGAAATGGCTTCCAAATACATCTCTTCTGCAGCCCAAAGGTCTTTCCTCACCAACCATAGAAAGTTGGCATATTTATTCAATGCTTCTGCATCCTTTGGCTCCACTTTTGTGGCTTTCTTGAAGTACTCTTCTGctctgtttcagccaaaacaaAATGACAAGTGAACAAACAATTTGAATGAGTCAATCACAATTCAACGAATTTGTCATCAAAATCCAATCATTTAGCAATAAATAACTATTCCGAGTGCGTGGTCAGCCAATTAGGTCAGTGGTGAAATATTCGGTTATGAGACAAGTATCACCTTCACAAGAAAATATAGAGTGAAAATATGTTTGAGAGAGAGTCCACCTAACGGATAGACCAATAAGAACAACGACTTTATTGGACTCGataatttgaattttcaaaGCAAAGTGAAGTTGACAACCAAGTACAGGCCTAAGAGAAAATTGTCAATATTGGATGATATTTTCTTAAGTGGAGATTTAAGATGTGTCCCACGTTATTTTGgttcactcatttcagtttTTGACATTAAAAGAAAGAAAGCGAGCCAATTATTTCGACCACACACAATTCTATCAAGAAATACACACCTGACCCAACTTCATATGAACCCTCAATTCTGCCATATAAATCACATTTTTTGGCTCACGGCTAGAGCAAACAATTCATCAAATTTGTCTATTTTGATGTTCACAACAAAGAGAATCATATCGCTAAGATAATATCTCCCAATGACGTCTAACTGCAATTCTCACAATGGAAATTCTTGATTGTTACTTAAAACAGTCTAAAACATAAAAAATGATACACAGGAAACATAGAGAGAATGTACCTGTCGAATTCTTGGGCGACAATGTAAAGAAATTGAGCATAATTTGCTAACAAAAGGGGATTGCTGGGATCTTGTGCCAACCCAGTTTGGTATTGCAGCTCTGTTCTGAAGAACTCCGGATAATCTTCTCCTTCAATCCTTGCATCCACGGGAGACACGAGTCTTTGCACTGTTTCATGATCCAAAGCTTCAATTCTTGATAACCTTTGAATTTTTGAGGCCTCGTCTACTATTGAATTCCACAAGCTCAtctcttccacattggaaactTCCCTTGATACAGGCTCTTCTCCGCAAGGCATGGTAGGGTTCTCAATAGACGACATTCCATCGGGAACAATATTCAAGTGATAATTCGACTCTtcaaatcttccatctccatcTGTTCCACTGGCAACCGGTCTTTGTTTCCCTCCGCCATTATTTCCGCCTATTGAGGCCGTCTTCCCATTCAAAGAAGACAATTTCAATGTTCTTATAGCAGACGAATCAAATTTCTGATCGACTCGACTCTTATCCTCCACTACCGAGACCGTTTCTGTCTTGGGTATATATGCTTTTACTTGTGTTGTGGATGCTAAAGCAGTATTATTTGCCACAGAATAAACACTATAATTCGCAAGGAGTATCATCACATAGACCATTAAAGTTGGTGTATGGGAAAATACTTGCTGAAACAACCACACAAAAGACTCATGCATCTCCTTCTGAACTCGAGCCAAGATTCCGGGTAAATCTTCATATGACAAATGCTGCCGCATCTGCAGAGAGTAACTATGAAGCTCTCGAATTATGAACACCATTGACGAAAAGGCCTTTTTCATCGAGCAGTAAGCTGTCTGTCCAGCCTCCACGAACCCTTCTTGCCACTGTTTTCTTCTCTTAATCATCCTAAGAGACAGTGGAATGTCGACACTATTTGCCTTCCTCTCAATATTGGCCAAAATAATCTCATCCCTTTCAAGAAATTCAGGCACCTCTACAGCATCAAATGGCTTCAGATTTTCCAAGAATCCAGCCTCACTATCGTTAGTAATTCCGCACGAAGTTTCCGCAGTATCTGACCTTTTCTTATCTGCGTCAAACCCACCACCGTGGGAACCCATATCGTCGTTCGACGATTGAAATCTAAGCGCAAGCTCTTGAATATTCTTGGAGAATTCTTCATCGGAAAACGAATTCAGGCTGGCGGAAGAAGCCCGTCGGATGGTTCGAACCCGGAATCTAAAATTATCACAAGATCGAGACCTGTGGAGCTTAGAAGATTGGCGGCCGCAATCGAAGAATTGGTACCTCTCGAAATATCTGCAGAACAAAGCTCCGTTACCACTGACAAAGCTACATCGTTTTGAGGATGGGGAGGAAACTGCAGAGGCTAAAGTCTGGGATGATGATGGTGAAGGTGGAACAGAAGGTTGCGACCAATGCAAAGGGGTTGTAGCCACTTTTAATCCCATCACCAAAAGCAAGAAAAAGTAATCAACAAAACAAAATATAGATTCAGATCCAAAGTGTAGAATCGAAACAAAGAGAAAAGCTTTTAGCTTTCCAAAGAAAGATCCAGCAAAATCTCCGATTCGGATCCAACAAAAAAATACTAATCCTCCATGCTCTCTTACTTCCAACCCAAATCAAAACCCTGCAATGATTTAAACAAAaaccaaacaattcaagccagTCCCATACTCATCAAATCATCACAGAAAATAGTTCAGCTTATAATCATAACACCCGCATTAAATTCGCATCAGAAACACGCAATTCAAGAAATAAAAACCCATGTGGCCCAACAAACGAATTCCgataacacacacacaaataattatttgaatCCCGAAAGAATAAGCGAACACTCACCGTGGAGATCCGCAAAGCGAAGAACGACCGTCGTATCTTCACTTATCGAGAGAAAACCAAGTGGTGTGTTCAGTTATATACAACACTCTGcattaaaaaaatagaaaataaaaatccaaGGCAAGTCCAAGGAAAGTACGACAAAAGAATCAAACATCCGAGTGACCCCCACAGCACTTGATTTtattagttatatatatattttaaaattatatattattttattatgatGTGATATTTATAGATTAATTATTAACTAAATTTTATTGAGATCGTTTCAATTTTTAGatagattaaataaaaaatataaaaattattaataaactGACAACAACAAAGTTAATTAACAAATATTacgaagacaaaaacttgtgtgagacgacggatcttttatttagaTCATTCATTaaaaagattatttttatgctaagagtattactttttattgtgaatatcgatactcggtagggttgatccgtctcacagattaagatatgtgagacgatctcacatgaaactcactctattataaaagataaagctgtaaagaaattttattgTCATATATCAAAGTTATTTAACATGAGATGCTagtttaataatatattatatatgatgTAGTAATAAACAGAGGATCTGAATCCGATTCGATATCCTGATATAATATAAGGAAGTAACTATATAGTTATAGGACTATcaatatcatattatatattctTCAAAAACtagtaataaatatatatttatgggagaaaatctgatcaattttgGGAAGTAggaatattaataataaaacatcTTATTTATCTTACATTTGAAATctggaaaaataataataataaactatTTATTTTGTTCCACTCGAGTTGCGAGTCAATAAACTTCTTTCATGAGTAACTCAGAGTTTAGTGAAAGCAGGCCATGTCCGAGTCACATGCCAATGCACCGCTGACCATTGAGAATTCACGGGCCTTTTGCAACCGTTTTAGGGTTATTAATGGTATCACGGAGCCAAAAatagaaaaacaaaaacaattttttattattatttattttcagaaaaaaaagaaagaaaatataGTCGGATATGAGATATGACAATCTTCTCTCCGATTTCGTTCCCGGGTTAATCAACATATACACATTTAAAGTTGATTATCGTTTAGTTTATATTCCTCACGGAttatttgatttgttttgtAGATAGTAGATTATTAAATGACAAAATAAAAACTATCAAAAGGGGTGGGACGataaaattcattaaaaatGTCTTCAATTTACGGGGGTGTATTCAATttaaacttttaatgacttttaataactttttttaaaaggtGGACTTTTGTGTAGTTGATGTATTTTGATTGACTTTTATAGAATCTCATGGAATTGTAAAACATATTTCATAGACTTTTGTAGactttttttcaagatttttatagacttttgtaaacttttataattgtgatttattttttattaatttcttttaaataattattggacatGTATAACCtattcaattttaatttttttttatttatgaaaatgtaaatgaattttacttacttaaagattaaataaatttaatttgtgaaaaacgacaaatgaactatccaatttattgaaatcaaaatttcaattctttatgtcaattcaacatattaatgaacaatatttttataagttcataataaaattttattaaaatgaacaatcaaaataataagtagacttttacataaaaaaatcgAATCATTATTGACAATTTGATCAACATCGCTCCACATTCCATTGGCTATGATATCCCTCCATGCATTAGCTCGTGCTCGTTGTTGTTCTTGAGTATCAAATAACTGATCAAAATTGTCATCTCCATAAACTTGTGCCGATGAAGACAATCGAGCTTCATTATCtagttcaatttgaaattcatcacaTCGACACTCATTTCGAAGAAAATTTGGTAAGCCGGCACAAGCCAATACAAGCTCTGTTTGGGTCGTATATTAAAGAAAAAGCCTTGCTTGGCTGCTGAATGTACAACCCAAAATTTGGAAAATATTGTCACGGATGGGTTGAtctattttgaatatttgatGGATGAATCATCTTTATCTACGAATATGATGTTATTAGAAAATGATTATGATATGGTTCTCAATAAGGGTGAATTGGATGAGAGAATATTCATCAATGAAGATGACAGCTTGCTAGGTTCAAGCAGCCTATCTGGGGATGCAATAAATATGAGAGGAAACGGAACCAAGAGAAAATTCGACTCGGTATCATCCCGACGAAGACAGTCACAAGTCCATAGGAATTGGTAGGTCTAATTACAGTCCCAACCATCAAACATGATGCTTTGAATTGTGTTACCGAACAAGTTCATTTACGTCAAGTAATCATGTCGAtgtgatgaatttcaaatcgACACTCCTTTGGTATACAATAATCATAATGATTCAAGAAAAAACACAATTCATCACATGTCGGATCATTCGTCGTTTTTATGAGATGAAAgaaaatttatgaaatataataatcataatgattcaagaaaaaaaacaacaattcatCTATTTTTATACATAAATATTGGCAATATAATAAATTCTAGAATGACCAATCATACATTTGAATAGAAGAAATTTGTTTGAGAGAGTGAAAAATCCTGGAGATggcttgagatagaagagagatagtgtatttttcaaaaaagaaaGTCCATCAAAATCTTTGGTATAGGTGGAAgaatattttagattttttgtAATTGTACATAAGGCTTCAAGGTTTGTAcatgaataataaaataagaatCCTTGAAAATCTATGGATTTTTTGGATACCTCTTGACTTATggagagttttaaaaagtcaagtttgaataCATCATGACATTTTAAAACTCTACCAAAATCCATGTTGAATACCACTAAACATATATAGAGTCATTAAAAGTTTagattgaatacctctagattttAAAATTCCAAAACCCTCAAGATTCTTAAATTTCTTGTAGGGTTGGTTACCTGCCGCATGCAGGATTGAATCGCAGGATTCTTCTGTGGAATCGTGCGTTTGGTATTATCTTTTAAGTACGATGGATCCTGATGAAATCTCACGCTTGGTTAACGAGATGAAACTGTCCCACAACGATCCGTGCGATGTTGTTAATCTAGAAGAAACGGATATCCGGGTGGGCGAGGAACGGCTGGCACAATGCTTGGTGGCAAAAATCCTATCGACAAAGGCCATCAACAGAGAAGCATTCAGACATCAGATGCCCCGAGTGCTACAGGCAGAAAGGAGAATTGATATTGAGGCTGCAGGTGACAATTCCTTTGTTTTTGTGTTCAACTCTCTTCGAGATCGGCATAGGGCATTAACCGAGGGGCCATGGAATTTCGCAAGAAACCTTCTGATTTTTAAGGAGCCAATTGGTAGGCAAAACCCTCAAACTATGAATTTTGATGAGACAAATTTTTGGGTACAATTACATAATATTCCCCTCGCATTTATGCACGAAGATCTGTTATTAAAACTTGGTCGGCAAATAGGACCTGTTGTGGAGATAGACAGGGGAGACAATGGTGCTTTCATGGGCCGATTCGCAAGAATACGTATACGCATCAATATCTCCCAGCCACTTCGAAAATGTATTCGTGTTAATGCGATGAAGGATGAAGAAGATAGCATCATATTATTGGTCTACGAAAGAATTCCCGACTTCTGTTACGCTTGTGGAAGGCTGGGACATACTTGTAGAGAATGCGATGACCCTATTGCAGACAAGGAGAATCTTTCATATGGTGTCTGGATGCGGGCATCAACTCATTTGGTTGGTAATCGGACGACTAGGGGGCGAGGGACAAGAACAGATAATTCTGGTAATGGGATGAGCAACCATGATGTTACAGAGCAACAACCTCAGCAATCCTTAATTAAGGTGGCACCGGGAAGGCACTCAATTGTGACAACAGTAGACCCCCAATGGGAGAGTAATTCATCAATGATGCACACTGATCTAAGCAAGGGGATGCCTGATGAGGCCGATAGGATTCCACTAGGTACATCATTATATGTGGTGGGGGAAAACACCCCAACAAATCCTCAGACTATAACGGAATTATTGGCACCTGATGCCGCTGCATTGAGGGGTGAGGGGCTGATCTTGGACCAAGGACAAAGGCCTACATCGAAACAGTGGAAGCGAAGGGCTCGGGAAGTGCACAGGGAAGGGTCACGACGAGCAGAGGTGACAGAGTCCTATCCGTATTCAGGGGTTAAAAGAAATGCACAGATGGTTTCTGAGACCTCTGAACAAGAGCACACAAGCCCTatcaagaaaaaggaaaagcgCGTAGAGGAGATATCTGAAGCTACTGATATAGCGGCGGTGGTTGCAGTGCAACCCCGCCGACAACAATGAATATCATAGTATGGAATACCCGGGGGCTTGGGAACCCGCGGGCATTCCGGGAATTGGGGCGACTTGTCGCCGAAAAGAACCCAACTCTCTTATTTTTAAGTGAAACAAAATTGAGAGAGGCTTCCTGTCGATGGTGGAAATATAAGCTGGGATTCTCGGGATGTTTTATGGTGGATTGTCGGGGACAGAGTGGTGGTCTAGCTTTATTGTGGAAGGAACCAGCCCTTGTATCGATCAAATCTTACTCGCCTGGGCATATTGACTGTGTAGTCCAGGAAACAGATATGGTGTGGCGCTTCACAGGTTTCTACGGTCATCCGGAAACTTCTCTACGTCATTTCTCTTGGGATTTATTGTCCCGGCTTAGGGATGTGCCAGAGCTCAGGGAGATACCTTGGCTGGTTGGAGGGGATTTTAACGAAATTTGTTTTGACAGTGAGAAATTGGGAGGCAATAAGCGGGCACCGTCTCAGATGCAAGCTTTTCGGGAAGCACTTGATCTCTGCGAACTTCAGGACCTTTATTGCAGCGGGGACATATTTACATGGGTGAACCGTCGGGAACCAaacatgattatttttgagcGACTGGATCGGTTTGTGGCAGATTTGAAGTGGCGTCTTCTTTTCTCTGTGGCGCGGGTCAGCTCGCTGGAGTTCTTTCACTCTGACCACCGACCCATCTGTATGCGCCCCAAAGGAGACCAAATCAATTCTTATACAGGCCGGAGGCTCAATAAACCGATGTTCCGATTCGAAAAGGGCTGGTTATTAGAGGATGATTGTCGAGAGGTAATTGAGCACGGATGGGGAGGCAGAGGTCCCTACTGTTCTATCAAGGAGCGCATGGAGTCCTGTAAAAATGCTCTGATATGTTGGGATAACAACCAGCTACGAAAGACTCCTAGGCGTCTTAGAGCACAGCGTAAAAATCTAAATTACCTCAGGACGAGCTCCCACTGGAAAAGTAACACTGCACAGATTAAGGATCTAGAGGCTGAGATAGAAAAGCTTGCTACAAAAGAGGAGATTTACTGGAGACAAAGAAGCAGAGAAACTTGGCTTAAGGATGGGGATCGTAACTCACGGTTTTTTCATTCTAAAGCCTCACATCGTAGAAGCCAAAACACCATATCCGGGTTGGTATCTAGCCAAGGTGACTGGTGTACCGAATCGAGAGGGATATCAGAGATTGTGATGGAATATTTTGAGCGACTCTTTTCCTCTACCAATCCTAGTACATTTGATATTAATGGTGTTATTGAATCAGTGGTCCCGAAAGTGGATGCTCATATGAATTAGATTTTGTGTGCTCCCTTTACAGAAATAGAGGTTAGACAAGCTCTCTTTGATATGCATCCAGAGTCCAGACAAAGCTCCTGGGCCGGATGGTTTTTCTCCTCTATTCTTTCAGAAATTTTGGGCAGTTGTCGGTCCAGATGTCTCAAAAGAAGTTCTCAGAGTACTCAATGAGGGTGTATCCGTGGAGGCTTGGAATCATACTCTTGTCACTCCTATACCAAAAGTCAAAGATCCGGTCATTATGAAAGATTTTAGGCCGATTAGCTTGTGCAATGTATGTTATAAAATTGTCTCTCGAGCCATCACCAATCGTCTCAGGCCTATTCTATCAGATCTTATTGATAATTCCCAGAGTGCTTTTATCCCAGGGCGGCTCATTACCGACAATATTATTGTGGGTTTCGAGATATTACACTGGATGAGGACAAGAAAGACCGGAAGTAACAGTTATGCTGCACTTAAACTGGATATGAGCAAAGCGTATGATCGGGTCGAATGGGAGTTCCTACGGCAGATCATGGAACGGCTAGGCTTTGCTGGAAGCTGGATTTCTAGGGTGATGAACTGTGTTACTTCAGTATCATACTTCTTCAGAGTTAATCAAGATGTGGTGGGCCCTCTCATACCAAGCAGAGGATTACGCCAAGGGGATCCTCTTTCCCCTTACTTGTTCGTATTGTGTGCACATGGCCTGTCTACTCTACTAAGTGCTTATGAAGCGAGGGGTTTATTCAGGGGAGTTAAGATAGCGTCTTCTTGCCCATCAGTGACACATCTTTTTTTCGCCGATGATAGTCTGGTATTCTTCAGAGCGACTATGCAGGAAGGAGCCCGCGTCAAAGAATGCCTAACACAATATGAAAAGGCATCCGGGCAACTCGTTAATTACGATAAGT includes:
- the LOC140808651 gene encoding uncharacterized protein; amino-acid sequence: MGLKVATTPLHWSQPSVPPSPSSSQTLASAVSSPSSKRCSFVSGNGALFCRYFERYQFFDCGRQSSKLHRSRSCDNFRFRVRTIRRASSASLNSFSDEEFSKNIQELALRFQSSNDDMGSHGGGFDADKKRSDTAETSCGITNDSEAGFLENLKPFDAVEVPEFLERDEIILANIERKANSVDIPLSLRMIKRRKQWQEGFVEAGQTAYCSMKKAFSSMVFIIRELHSYSLQMRQHLSYEDLPGILARVQKEMHESFVWLFQQVFSHTPTLMVYVMILLANYSVYSVANNTALASTTQVKAYIPKTETVSVVEDKSRVDQKFDSSAIRTLKLSSLNGKTASIGGNNGGGKQRPVASGTDGDGRFEESNYHLNIVPDGMSSIENPTMPCGEEPVSREVSNVEEMSLWNSIVDEASKIQRLSRIEALDHETVQRLVSPVDARIEGEDYPEFFRTELQYQTGLAQDPSNPLLLANYAQFLYIVAQEFDRAEEYFKKATKVEPKDAEALNKYANFLWLVRKDLWAAEEMYLEAISAEPGNSYYAANYAHFLWNTGGEDTCFPLDSPDLSTDD